The region CGGGGCCGTACGCCGTCCGGACGGTGCGGCAGACTCCCAGGCCGCTGACCCTGGCAGCGAGATCGACCGCGTGCTGCTCGTCGCGGGCCAGGAACGCCATCGTCGGGCCGCTGCCGCACAGCAACGCGCCTGCGGCGCCCTCTTCGACCCCGGCCGCCTTGGTACGCCGCAGCGTCGGCATCAACCCGAACGCGGCGGGCTCCATGTCGTTGTGCAGCGCAGCTCCGAGCGCATCGGTGTCACGCGATCGCAGCGCGTTCATCAGCGCATCCGGCAGCTCTAGCGTCGCGCCCCGCTCCGTACCCTCGCGAATGCGGTCCAGCTCGCGGTACACATCGCCGGTCGACAGGCCACCCTCGGCGACCGCCAGGACCCAGTGCCACCGCCCGGCCGCGAGCACCGGCGACAGCATCTCACCGCGCCCGGTGCCCAACGCGAGTCCTCCGGTCAGTGAGAAGGCGACATCGCTACCGAGCTCGGCCGCGATCTGCAGCAGGTCCCCGCGCGATGCCCCGGTCCCCCAGAGCGCGTCACAGGCCCCCGGGGCGGCTGCTGCGCCCGCGCTGCCGCCCGCCAATCCCGCGGCCACCGGGATCTGCTTGCGCACCGACATCTCGACGTCCGCATCGATACCGGCGTGCTCGGCAAGCCTCAGCGCCGCACGACAGGCGAGATTGCTCGCGTCGGCCGGGACGGCGTCCGCGCCCTCGCCGGCCGTTACGATGCTCACCCCCGACCCCTCGGCCGCCACCAGCTCGTCGGTGAGCGACAGCGCGCAGAACACCGTGGCCAGCTCGTGGTAGCCGTCGGCGCGCACCGGACCGACACCCAGATGCAGGTTGATCTTCGCGGGAGCGCGGGCAATGACGACGTCGTCGGTCTGCACCGGTGCGGTCATCGGCGAGGCTCTCCCAAGGTTGCGGTGCCCGACGCGGCCCAGTGCCGCGCTATCGCTACGAAGTCTGCCACGCCGAGAGTCTCCCCTCGCGCCGTCGGGTCTATCCCCGCCGGGATGAGGACGCCGGTCGCGGACTGCGACGAGCCGATCAGCGGCGCGAGCGCGGCACGCAGCATCTTGCGGCGCTGCGCGAACGCCGCATCAACCACCTCGAACACCAGCTCGCGCGGCGCACCGCCGAGGGGCTCGCGGTACCGCGCGAGCGAGACCAGCGCCGAGTCGACATTCGGCACCGGCCAGAAGATCTGCCGGCTGACCGTCATCGCCAGCCGGACGTCGCCGTACCACGCAGCCTTCACCGACGGGGCCCCGTAGACCTTCGAGCCAGGGGACGCCGCGAGCCGGTGCGCCACCTCGGACTGCACCATCACCAGCACCCGCTCGATCGATTCGAAGACCTCCAGCAGGTGCAGCAGCACCGGCACCGAGACGTTGTAGGGGAGGTTGGCCACGAGCGCAGTCGGCTGCGGATCGGGCAGTACATCGAGGCGCAACGCGTCCGCGGTGACGACCTTCAGCCGATCGGCATTCTCCGGCTGCAGCGTGCGCACCGTGCCTGGCAGTGCCGCGGCGAGGACCGGGTCGATCTCGACCGCGACTACCCGGTGTCCGGCGTCCAGCATTCCCAGAGTCAGCGAGCCGAGCCCCGGCCCGACCTCGAGCACGGTCTCCCCCGGACGCAGATCCGCGGTGTGCACGATGCGCCGCACCGTGTTGGCGTCGTGCACGAAGTTCTGGCCGAGCGTCTTGGTGGGCCGGATGCCGAGGTGGCCGGCGAGCTCACGTACCGCGGCGGGGCCGAGCAGCCGCACGCTAGCGGTGGAGGCGGGAGCCACGCTCCCACGGGTTGGCGCCGTAGGTCATGAGAAGCATCTTGGCACGCACCGGCGGGTGAGCCGGCACCCACCGGCACCCACCGGCAAGCGTCGAGGAGGCGACCCCGCCGTGGGGCCGCCTCCTCGAGATGCTGTTGCTGGCTACAGGTACTTGCCGCAGTGCGGCCACGCGCCACGGCCCTGACCGGCGAGCACCTTCTCGGCGATCGCGATCTGCTGTGCCTTCGTGGCGAGGTGGGCGTTCGGGGCGTAGGCGTGACCGCCGTAGGCCTTCCACGTGCTGGCGGAGAACTGCAGGCCGCCGTAGTAGCCATTGCCGGTGTTGATCGACCAGTTGCCGGTCGACTCGCACTGCGCGACGGCGTCCCAGTTGTTGCCACCGGACGGCGCCGGGGGCACTGCGCCGGTGTTGCCACCGGAAGACCCGGACGACGACCCGCCCGACGACGACCCGCCCGACGACGACCCGCCCGACGACGAACTGCTGGACGACGAGCCGCCCGAAGAGCTCTGCGGCGCCGGGGCGCTGGTGGCCTTCGGCTTGGTGCCGACGGCGACGACCTGATCCACCGGCGGCTTGGTGACCTGAACGCCGGTCTGCTGGCGCGAGGTCTCCACTCCATTGGTGGTCACGACCGAGTAGGTGACGACCTGCTCGCCCTTCACGCCCTCGGTCAGCGTCTTCTTGGTGCCGACGGTGAGCGAGGAGTCCTCCTGCTCGACGGTCTGGTAGTCGACCGTCTGGGTCTCCTGTACATCCGCGGTACGGATCCGGTTGACGTTGATCGTCATGCCCGGGGCGATCTCGGTGTCGACCGCCGGATCGGTGTTGTCCTGCTGCTCCAGCACGATGCCCTGCTCGTCGAGCAGGGTCTGCACGTCACCCGCGGTCGAGCTCGCCTCGACGACGCGACCGTCGACGTTGATGACGACGTCCTTCGAGGTGGTGATCTCCAGCGAGGTGCCATCAAGCGGGATGCGCTGCGAACGCGATGCCGACACCTTGGCGTTGTCCGAGACGCCGAGCTGGTCGAGGGCTTCCTCGACGGTCAGCGCGGTGACCCACTCGCGGTTGTGCACACCGTCGACT is a window of Blastococcus sp. Marseille-P5729 DNA encoding:
- the rsmA gene encoding 16S rRNA (adenine(1518)-N(6)/adenine(1519)-N(6))-dimethyltransferase RsmA, translating into MAPASTASVRLLGPAAVRELAGHLGIRPTKTLGQNFVHDANTVRRIVHTADLRPGETVLEVGPGLGSLTLGMLDAGHRVVAVEIDPVLAAALPGTVRTLQPENADRLKVVTADALRLDVLPDPQPTALVANLPYNVSVPVLLHLLEVFESIERVLVMVQSEVAHRLAASPGSKVYGAPSVKAAWYGDVRLAMTVSRQIFWPVPNVDSALVSLARYREPLGGAPRELVFEVVDAAFAQRRKMLRAALAPLIGSSQSATGVLIPAGIDPTARGETLGVADFVAIARHWAASGTATLGEPRR
- a CDS encoding 4-(cytidine 5'-diphospho)-2-C-methyl-D-erythritol kinase, which translates into the protein MTAPVQTDDVVIARAPAKINLHLGVGPVRADGYHELATVFCALSLTDELVAAEGSGVSIVTAGEGADAVPADASNLACRAALRLAEHAGIDADVEMSVRKQIPVAAGLAGGSAGAAAAPGACDALWGTGASRGDLLQIAAELGSDVAFSLTGGLALGTGRGEMLSPVLAAGRWHWVLAVAEGGLSTGDVYRELDRIREGTERGATLELPDALMNALRSRDTDALGAALHNDMEPAAFGLMPTLRRTKAAGVEEGAAGALLCGSGPTMAFLARDEQHAVDLAARVSGLGVCRTVRTAYGPVPGARITG
- a CDS encoding resuscitation-promoting factor, encoding MRRSSRAGLSALAVTAVVGGTVAFKAMDKTVDVIVDGQAQTVSTYANTVDGVMKDAQIDVSNRDAVSPSVDSAVADGSTINITRARVVDYTVDGVHNREWVTALTVEEALDQLGVSDNAKVSASRSQRIPLDGTSLEITTSKDVVINVDGRVVEASSTAGDVQTLLDEQGIVLEQQDNTDPAVDTEIAPGMTINVNRIRTADVQETQTVDYQTVEQEDSSLTVGTKKTLTEGVKGEQVVTYSVVTTNGVETSRQQTGVQVTKPPVDQVVAVGTKPKATSAPAPQSSSGGSSSSSSSSGGSSSGGSSSGGSSSGSSGGNTGAVPPAPSGGNNWDAVAQCESTGNWSINTGNGYYGGLQFSASTWKAYGGHAYAPNAHLATKAQQIAIAEKVLAGQGRGAWPHCGKYL